Proteins found in one Saccharomyces cerevisiae S288C chromosome III, complete sequence genomic segment:
- the MGR1 gene encoding Mgr1p (Subunit of the mitochondrial (mt) i-AAA protease supercomplex; i-AAA degrades misfolded mitochondrial proteins; forms a subcomplex with Mgr3p that binds to substrates to facilitate proteolysis; required for growth of cells lacking mtDNA), giving the protein MAVFTPPSGNSNSTDHTHTQDDHDKDDNDIKKFYIRPSLGLKLWGPLVPAPDNLPGLYTLITIQSAVGFFALWRLRRLYKLPPPRRIATGTHSDLSFGELPSEMIVNGKTKIKKDIADFPTLNRFSTTHGDIVLAPPPIIPRQSRFVSVRKLLWGLFGSLLLSQSLLELTRLNFLKYDPWCDEMKSVRDKKFFNNIVKYYHEGIDPTKIKVKDAMNGTPLSTNIPEVKQSVALARAQVEAQNPIIKWFGPLEYKPMSFNEYLNRMEFHLDMFEFFQNKRNIRENSIELINSISHNPQSSSTGLEGLSESKKLHLQNVEKRLHFLASSGDSISAPVKKRSSTTLSRGVILPHDTKGPQDIDLDTIRSLYDPWMTLALETSLSIKFIPTTMPSHTKTPTSTDQPLPGPTPKALTNEKTH; this is encoded by the coding sequence CTCACACACAAGATGACCACGACaaagatgataatgatatcAAGAAATTCTACATAAGGCCAAGTTTAGGCTTAAAACTGTGGGGTCCGCTCGTACCCGCTCCTGATAACCTACCGGGACTATACACTCTAATCACTATCCAATCTGCAGTGGGTTTCTTTGCCCTTTGGAGACTGAGAAGGCTCTACAAACTACCGCCACCGCGCCGCATTGCCACTGGCACTCACTCGGATTTATCCTTTGGCGAACTACCCAGTGAAATGATTGTCAATGGCAAGACtaaaatcaaaaaggaTATTGCTGACTTTCCAACTTTGAACCGCTTCTCCACCACCCATGGTGACATTGTGCTCGCCCCTCCTCCCATCATACCTCGCCAATCTCGATTCGTCAGCGTCAGAAAGCTCTTATGGGGGTTGTTTGGCTCTTTGCTACTTTCTCAGTCACTGTTGGAGCTTACTCGCCTGAACTTTCTTAAATACGACCCCTGGTGCGACGAAATGAAATCCGTACGTGACAAGaagtttttcaacaatattGTCAAATATTATCACGAGGGCATAGACCCCACCAAAATAAAAGTCAAGGATGCTATGAACGGTACTCCTCTCTCGACAAATATCCCTGAGGTCAAACAAAGCGTCGCTCTCGCTAGAGCGCAAGTTGAGGCGCAGAATCCCATTATTAAATGGTTCGGACCCTTGGAATACAAGCCCATGTCTTTCAACGAGTACCTCAATCGCATGGAATTTCACTTGGACATGTTCgagttttttcaaaataaaagaaacattAGAGAAAATTCCATTGAACTCATCAATTCCATATCCCACAATCCGCAGTCTTCTTCTACTGGCCTTGAAGGTCTTTCCGAGTCCAAAAAACTCCATCTACAAAATGTGGAAAAAAGACTGCATTTCTTAGCATCTTCGGGAGATTCCATTTCCGCACCAGTAAAGAAGAGATCCAGCACCACACTCTCCCGAGGTGTCATTTTGCCCCATGACACGAAAGGCCCGCAAGATATTGATCTCGATACAATAAGATCGCTTTATGATCCATGGATGACTTTGGCCTTAGAAACTTCGCTAAGCATCAAATTCATACCAACTACCATGCCCTCCCATACCAAGACACCCACTAGCACGGACCAGCCGTTACCAGGGCCTACCCCCAAGGCTCTCACTAATGAAAAGACACATTAG